Proteins encoded within one genomic window of Paracoccus sp. MA:
- a CDS encoding universal stress protein produces MIQKILCPTDGTDHSDIAVAYAAQLAAKFGASLTICVVNIAHGGARGPVIHHWTNQEMTDKLERARTLALENGVTEVKQVDIVNREAAAGIVTYAEHNAYDQIVVGTGDKRGLSRLMLGSVAADVMARAHCTVTVAR; encoded by the coding sequence ATGATCCAGAAGATCCTTTGTCCAACCGACGGAACCGATCATTCCGATATTGCCGTCGCTTACGCTGCACAGCTGGCTGCGAAATTCGGCGCGTCGCTGACCATATGCGTGGTGAATATCGCCCATGGCGGTGCGCGTGGCCCGGTCATCCATCATTGGACCAATCAGGAAATGACCGACAAGCTCGAGCGCGCCCGCACCCTCGCGCTCGAGAACGGCGTCACCGAGGTGAAGCAGGTCGACATCGTCAACCGCGAAGCCGCGGCGGGAATCGTGACCTATGCCGAGCACAACGCCTATGACCAGATCGTTGTCGGAACCGGTGACAAGCGTGGATTGTCGCGACTGATGCTGGGCTCTGTCGCGGCCGATGTCATGGCACGCGCGCATTGCACCGTCACCGTCGCCCGGTGA
- a CDS encoding APC family permease translates to MEQVHKTEHVGLARVLGPAHVWALGVGIVLVGEYMGWNFAVGKGGAYAALMACWFAGILYTCVAMIDSEVTSTVAAAGGQYTQAKHIVGPLMAFNVGLYLVFAYTMLEAANAITVGFLVDTVAMMSGHHGGIDQRPFIILAIMFLAWLNYRGVLATLTFNLVITAIAFSAIIVLFLSTSGALGTSPLRHADLMEGAASLPYGWLGILAAMHFGLWFYLGIEGTTQAAEEVRSPARSLPFGTLAGVMTLAIAATLTWYVCTGLMPWEYLGQAGVPLFDAARLSGSSFLMVFLGIGTLFATLASANGCINDASRAWFAMARDRYLPGWFGAVHPKHRTPYRSIIFLVPIALIFALGAPIDQVITFSILSGLLEYTFMPLNIILFRRKWPLDTIKRGYEHPFHPLPAFALLALCGTAFFAVFLGYGTQLVAMIAFYIVVSLWFHFWRYRFVDRGAQFTMPWPKPRGY, encoded by the coding sequence ATGGAACAGGTGCATAAAACCGAACATGTCGGCCTGGCCCGCGTGCTTGGCCCCGCCCATGTCTGGGCGCTTGGCGTGGGGATCGTTCTGGTCGGCGAGTACATGGGCTGGAACTTCGCGGTCGGCAAGGGCGGCGCCTATGCCGCGCTGATGGCCTGCTGGTTCGCCGGCATCCTCTATACCTGCGTGGCGATGATCGATTCAGAAGTGACCTCGACCGTCGCCGCCGCCGGCGGGCAATATACCCAGGCCAAGCATATCGTCGGGCCGCTCATGGCCTTCAACGTCGGGCTCTATCTCGTCTTCGCCTATACCATGCTGGAGGCGGCGAACGCGATCACGGTCGGCTTCCTCGTCGATACCGTCGCCATGATGAGCGGCCATCACGGCGGGATAGACCAGCGGCCCTTCATCATCCTGGCCATCATGTTCCTGGCCTGGCTGAACTATCGCGGCGTGCTGGCGACGCTGACCTTCAACCTGGTCATCACCGCCATCGCCTTTTCGGCGATCATCGTGCTGTTCCTGTCGACCTCGGGCGCCCTGGGGACCAGCCCGCTGCGCCATGCCGACCTGATGGAGGGCGCCGCATCACTGCCCTACGGCTGGCTCGGCATCCTCGCGGCGATGCATTTCGGCCTGTGGTTCTATCTGGGGATCGAGGGCACCACCCAGGCCGCCGAAGAGGTGCGCAGCCCGGCGCGCTCGCTGCCCTTCGGCACGCTGGCCGGGGTGATGACGCTGGCCATCGCGGCAACCCTGACCTGGTATGTCTGCACGGGGCTGATGCCCTGGGAATATCTGGGCCAGGCGGGCGTGCCGCTGTTCGACGCGGCCCGGCTTAGCGGATCAAGCTTCCTGATGGTGTTTCTGGGCATCGGCACGCTGTTTGCGACGCTGGCCTCGGCCAATGGCTGCATCAACGACGCCAGCCGCGCCTGGTTCGCCATGGCGCGCGACCGCTACCTGCCGGGCTGGTTCGGCGCGGTGCATCCCAAGCACCGCACGCCCTATCGCTCGATCATCTTCCTGGTGCCGATCGCGCTGATCTTCGCGCTTGGCGCGCCGATCGACCAGGTGATCACCTTCTCGATCCTGTCGGGTCTGCTGGAATACACCTTCATGCCGCTGAACATCATCCTGTTCCGGCGCAAATGGCCGCTCGACACCATCAAGCGCGGCTACGAACATCCGTTCCACCCGCTGCCGGCCTTCGCGCTGCTGGCGCTGTGCGGGACGGCCTTCTTCGCGGTGTTCCTCGGCTACGGCACGCAACTGGTGGCGATGATCGCCTTCTACATCGTGGTCTCGCTGTGGTTCCACTTCTGGCGCTACCGCTTCGTGGACCGCGGCGCGCAGTTCACCATGCCCTGGCCGAAGCCGAGGGGCTACTGA
- a CDS encoding alpha/beta fold hydrolase: MIPDLPICPPPGQTIVIPAPEQTLAEGALGFVLEPFQPLREQFSAITGIGLEPDDAWPGEQGRTVRRMRLARGDGQARLGYLAAGQPGGRRVIFLHGSPGTAEEWDRFLLDVPVGQYHMAVDRPGFGASGEKPEPDLAGQAAAVAPLLTAGGTGAAVLVGYSYGGPVALRLAADYPDRVAGVLLIGGAADPELEETHPLQQLAALDFFAGLLPTELANANAELMNLRPGLEELTPDLAHVTAPVTIVQGLADTLVPPENVAFLQAHLPGSPGPRLILIEEADHFLPWTHADLLRAALACVIGDGKSSSQSPERPPSSLSEAK, from the coding sequence ATGATTCCCGATCTGCCCATCTGTCCGCCCCCCGGCCAAACCATCGTGATCCCCGCGCCGGAACAGACGCTGGCCGAAGGGGCGCTGGGTTTCGTGCTTGAGCCGTTCCAGCCGTTGCGCGAACAGTTCTCGGCGATCACCGGCATCGGGCTGGAACCCGACGACGCCTGGCCCGGGGAACAGGGCCGCACGGTCCGGCGAATGCGGCTGGCGCGCGGGGACGGGCAGGCCCGACTGGGCTATCTGGCGGCGGGCCAACCCGGCGGGCGGCGGGTGATCTTCCTGCATGGCAGCCCCGGCACCGCCGAGGAATGGGACCGCTTCCTGTTGGACGTTCCGGTCGGGCAATATCACATGGCCGTGGACCGTCCCGGCTTCGGCGCCAGCGGGGAAAAGCCCGAGCCCGATCTGGCCGGTCAGGCCGCCGCCGTCGCCCCGCTTCTGACGGCGGGCGGGACCGGAGCCGCGGTATTGGTCGGCTATTCCTATGGCGGCCCGGTTGCGTTGCGGCTTGCCGCCGACTATCCCGACCGGGTTGCGGGGGTTCTGCTGATCGGCGGCGCCGCCGATCCGGAGCTGGAGGAAACCCATCCCCTGCAGCAACTGGCCGCGCTTGATTTCTTTGCCGGGCTTCTGCCCACGGAACTGGCCAACGCCAATGCCGAGCTGATGAATCTTCGGCCCGGGCTTGAAGAGCTGACCCCCGACCTGGCGCATGTCACTGCCCCCGTCACCATCGTCCAGGGGCTGGCCGATACGTTGGTGCCGCCTGAAAACGTGGCCTTCCTGCAGGCGCATTTGCCCGGCAGTCCCGGCCCGCGGCTGATCCTGATCGAAGAGGCCGACCATTTCCTGCCCTGGACGCATGCCGACCTGCTGCGCGCAGCTCTGGCTTGCGTCATCGGGGACGGAAAGTCGTCGTCTCAGTCGCCCGAGCGCCCCCCCTCGTCCTTGTCCGAGGCGAAATAA
- a CDS encoding DedA family protein, translated as MEALIEQYLGNPLILALLLFLANFVMEEGAIIAGAALAAAGEIGTGLALVALVTGNIISDWALYGIGALAGSNRLVRRWVDGKMLERGRRLLDRGVLPAALLARLLPPVFMASGFLRVDFRRFAIVNGVVAAVYTAALFFGAFGLNLVLFDLLGNWAWPVMVGLVIGAVWLSHRFTVYYFASDKDEGGRSGD; from the coding sequence GTGGAAGCCCTTATCGAACAATATCTGGGCAATCCGCTGATATTGGCCTTGCTGCTGTTTCTTGCGAATTTTGTCATGGAAGAAGGGGCGATCATCGCCGGCGCGGCACTGGCCGCCGCAGGAGAGATCGGCACCGGACTGGCCCTGGTGGCGCTGGTAACCGGGAATATCATCAGCGACTGGGCCCTTTACGGGATCGGCGCGCTGGCCGGAAGCAACCGTCTCGTCCGGCGCTGGGTGGACGGCAAGATGCTGGAGCGGGGACGGCGGCTGCTGGATCGCGGCGTCCTGCCGGCGGCGCTGCTGGCACGGCTGTTGCCTCCGGTCTTCATGGCCAGCGGTTTCCTGCGCGTCGATTTTCGCCGTTTCGCAATCGTGAACGGCGTGGTCGCGGCAGTATATACGGCGGCGCTGTTCTTCGGGGCGTTCGGCCTCAACCTGGTCCTGTTCGATCTGCTGGGCAATTGGGCCTGGCCGGTCATGGTTGGGCTGGTGATCGGCGCGGTCTGGCTGAGCCACCGCTTCACGGTCTATTATTTCGCCTCGGACAAGGACGAGGGGGGGCGCTCGGGCGACTGA
- the tnpB gene encoding IS66 family insertion sequence element accessory protein TnpB (TnpB, as the term is used for proteins encoded by IS66 family insertion elements, is considered an accessory protein, since TnpC, encoded by a neighboring gene, is a DDE family transposase.), with amino-acid sequence MIPVPATTRVWLAAGVTDMRKGFAALAAQAEAVLKQDPFAGHLFVFRGRRGDLVKVIWWDGQGACMFMKRLEKGRFVWPSAKEGKVALTPAQLSMLLEGIDWRAPERTWRPLAAG; translated from the coding sequence GTGATCCCGGTTCCGGCCACTACGAGGGTCTGGCTGGCGGCCGGGGTGACGGACATGCGCAAGGGCTTTGCAGCGCTCGCGGCGCAGGCCGAGGCCGTGCTGAAGCAGGACCCGTTCGCCGGGCATCTGTTCGTGTTCCGGGGCCGTCGTGGCGATCTGGTGAAGGTCATCTGGTGGGACGGGCAAGGGGCTTGCATGTTCATGAAGCGGCTGGAGAAGGGGCGGTTCGTCTGGCCCTCGGCGAAGGAAGGCAAGGTGGCGCTGACGCCGGCGCAGCTGTCGATGCTCCTGGAAGGGATCGACTGGCGCGCGCCGGAGCGGACCTGGAGGCCCTTGGCGGCAGGCTAA